The Pseudomonas hefeiensis genomic sequence ACCCCAGGCACATCAGGGCATCAGCTTCCAGCTCATCGGCCAGCAAGCTCGCCATGCGCCCGCCCATGGACTTGCCGCCAATGGCCAGCCGCCCAGCGACATAAGGCCGCACCGTGGCGAACACCTCACGCCAGCACTCCAGCAACTTGGCGGCCGGGTTCGGCGGACGTTTGCCCCCATCCAGGCGTCGTTGCGCCATGTAAGGAAATTCGAAGCGCAACACGTTGATGCCATGCCCGGCAAGGCGCGCGGCCATTTCGTTCATGAAGCCGCTGTCCATCGGCGCGCCGGCGCCATGGGCCAGGATCAGGGTCGGCGCCTTGGCGCTGACACCCGTTTGCGCAGCCGTCCATAGCCAGCCGTGTTCGGCCACACACCGCACCCATTGATCCTCGTCAATACTGGCCTTGTGCTGTTTGTCCATGCTGACCTCGCTTTTAGTCTGCCTATAACTCCAGGCGAAGAACGCCGCACTGCCTTGCGCAGGCGCTCACTTCGGCTGAACCGTGGATGGGGAACCATGAACACTTCTATCAGTACCGCCTACAACTACAAGGTGGTCCGCCAATTCGCCATTATGACGGTGGTGTGGGGCATCGTCGGCATGGGGCTCGGGGTTTTTCTCGCCGCCCAATTGGTCTGGCCACAACTCAACTTCGATTTGCCGTGGACCAGCTTCGGCCGCCTGCGCCCGTTGCATACCAACGCGGTGATCTTCGCCTTCGGCGGCTGTGCCCTGTTCGCCAGTTCGTTCTATTCGGTGCAACGTACCTGCCAGACGCAGTTGTTCGCGCCGAAAATTGCGGCGTTCTGCTTCTGGGGCTGGCAACTGGTGATCCTGCTGGCGGCCATCAGCCTGCCGCTGGGCTACACCAGCTCCAAGGAATACGCCGAGCTGGAATGGCCGATCGACATTCTGATCACCATCGTCTGGGTCGCCTACGCCATCGTGTTCTTCGGCACATTGGCAAAGCGCAAGACCAAGCACATCTACGTGGGCAACTGGTTCTTCGGTGCGTTCATCATCACCGTGGCGATCCTGCACCTGATCAATAACGCCGAATTGCCAGTGAGCCTCACCAAGTCCTACTCGGCCTATGGCGGTGCGACCGATGCGATGGTGCAGTGGTGGTACGGCCACAACGCCGTGGGCTTTTTCCTCACCGCGGGCTTTTTGGGGATGATGTATTACTTCGTGCCGAAGCAGGCCGAGCGGCCGGTGTATTCCTATCGGTTGTCCATCGTGCACTTCTGGGCGCTGATCACTCTGTACATCTGGGCCGGCCCCCATCACTTGCACTACACCGCGCTGCCGGACTGGGCACAGTCACTGGGCATGGTGATGTCGCTGATCCTGCTGGCACCGAGCTGGGGCGGCATGATCAACGGCATGATGACCCTCTCGGGCGCCTGGCATAAGTTGCGCAGCGACCCGATCCTGCGGTTCCTGGTGGTATCCCTGGCGTTCTACGGCATGTCGACCTTCGAAGGCCCGATGATGGCAATCAAAACCGTCAACGCCCTCTCCCACTACACCGACTGGACCATCGGTCACGTTCACGCAGGTGCCTTGGGCTGGGTGGCAATGGTGTCCATCGGCGCGCTGTATCACATGATCCCGAAAATCTTCGGTCGCGAACAGATGCACAGCATCGGCCTGATCAATGCGCACTTCTGGCTCGCGACCATCGGCACCGTGCTGTACATCGCCTCCATGTGGGTCAACGGCATCGCCCAGGGCCTGATGTGGCGTGCAATCAACGACGACGGCACGCTGACCTACTCCTTCGTCGAAACCCTGGTGGCCAGCCACCCAGGCTTCGTCGTGCGGTTGGTGGGCGGCGCAATCTTCCTCAGCGGCATGCTGCTGATGGCCTACAACACCTGGCGCACCGTGCAGGCTTCCCAGCCTGCCGAAGCCGCCGCTGCCGCGCAGATGGCCTGAGGAGTCCGCCATGAAACACGAAACAATCGAGAAGAACGTCGGCCTGCTGATGCTGCTGATGGTCCTGGCCGTGAGCATCGGCGGTCTGACCCAGATCGTGCCGCTGTTCTTCCAGGACGTGACCAACAAACCGGTGGACGGCATGAAGCCCTACACCGCGCTGCAACTGGAAGGTCGCGACATCTATATCCGTGAAGGCTGCGTCGGCTGCCATTCGCAGATGATCCGTCCGTTCCGCGCCGAGACCGAACGCTACGGCCACTATTCGGTGGCCGGTGAAAGCGTTTGGGACCACCCGTTCCTGTGGGGCTCCAAGCGCACCGGGCCGGACCTGGCCCGGGTCGGCGCGCGCTACTCCGATGACTGGCATCGCGCCCACCTGTACAACCCGCGCAACGTAGTACCTGAGTCGAAGATGCCGGCCTACCCCTGGCTGGTAACCCAGGCAGTGGACAGCAGCCACACCGAAACCAAGCTGCGCACTATGCGCACCCTCGGCGTGCCGTACACCGACGACGACATCAATGGCAGCGTGGCCTCCCTCAAGGACAAGACCGAGATGGACGCCCTGGTGGCCTACCTGCAAGTGCTCGGCACTGCCATCAAGAGCAAGAGGTGAGCCTATGTTCCTTGAAATGAGCACTGGAATGATCCGCGGCCTGGGCACGGTCGTGGTGTTCGTGGCCTTCATCGGCCTGACCCTGTGGGTCTTCAGCAGCAAGCGCAACCCTGAGTTCGCCCAGGCGCGCCTGCTGCCGTTCGCCGACGAGCCACCCGCCGACATCGCCAACCCCCAAGACCCTGCAACAAGG encodes the following:
- the ccoO gene encoding cytochrome-c oxidase, cbb3-type subunit II, whose amino-acid sequence is MKHETIEKNVGLLMLLMVLAVSIGGLTQIVPLFFQDVTNKPVDGMKPYTALQLEGRDIYIREGCVGCHSQMIRPFRAETERYGHYSVAGESVWDHPFLWGSKRTGPDLARVGARYSDDWHRAHLYNPRNVVPESKMPAYPWLVTQAVDSSHTETKLRTMRTLGVPYTDDDINGSVASLKDKTEMDALVAYLQVLGTAIKSKR
- a CDS encoding alpha/beta family hydrolase; amino-acid sequence: MDKQHKASIDEDQWVRCVAEHGWLWTAAQTGVSAKAPTLILAHGAGAPMDSGFMNEMAARLAGHGINVLRFEFPYMAQRRLDGGKRPPNPAAKLLECWREVFATVRPYVAGRLAIGGKSMGGRMASLLADELEADALMCLGYPFYAVGKPEKPRVEHLAELKTRTLIIQGERDALGNREAVRGYDLSASIEVMWLVAGDHDLKPLKASGFSHEQHLEAAAGRVAAFLLLD
- the ccoN gene encoding cytochrome-c oxidase, cbb3-type subunit I; amino-acid sequence: MNTSISTAYNYKVVRQFAIMTVVWGIVGMGLGVFLAAQLVWPQLNFDLPWTSFGRLRPLHTNAVIFAFGGCALFASSFYSVQRTCQTQLFAPKIAAFCFWGWQLVILLAAISLPLGYTSSKEYAELEWPIDILITIVWVAYAIVFFGTLAKRKTKHIYVGNWFFGAFIITVAILHLINNAELPVSLTKSYSAYGGATDAMVQWWYGHNAVGFFLTAGFLGMMYYFVPKQAERPVYSYRLSIVHFWALITLYIWAGPHHLHYTALPDWAQSLGMVMSLILLAPSWGGMINGMMTLSGAWHKLRSDPILRFLVVSLAFYGMSTFEGPMMAIKTVNALSHYTDWTIGHVHAGALGWVAMVSIGALYHMIPKIFGREQMHSIGLINAHFWLATIGTVLYIASMWVNGIAQGLMWRAINDDGTLTYSFVETLVASHPGFVVRLVGGAIFLSGMLLMAYNTWRTVQASQPAEAAAAAQMA
- a CDS encoding cbb3-type cytochrome oxidase subunit 3; this translates as MFLEMSTGMIRGLGTVVVFVAFIGLTLWVFSSKRNPEFAQARLLPFADEPPADIANPQDPATRSTRP